The following are encoded in a window of Stigmatella erecta genomic DNA:
- a CDS encoding DUF2378 family protein: MPSDSHELQQRLALVQPTHMVRGLAFNAVLAVVAARQGDEAAAALVQRVGLPRCVDFFSYPAGDFLGLLFATADLLEPELGSTEAVWQACGAACLEHFFYMSTVGRALAKLIGRNDPRRAFSYTPIAYSTLVNYGSHDCRDMGAHRLRLVFKGDMQPAAFHEGTLRAALQVVGVEGTVTCTPHALDHAEFLLEWA; the protein is encoded by the coding sequence ATGCCCAGCGACAGCCATGAGCTCCAGCAGCGCCTGGCCTTGGTGCAGCCAACACACATGGTGAGGGGGTTGGCCTTCAACGCCGTGCTGGCGGTGGTGGCCGCCCGCCAGGGCGACGAGGCCGCCGCGGCGCTCGTCCAGCGCGTGGGCTTGCCGCGCTGCGTCGATTTCTTCTCCTACCCGGCGGGCGACTTCCTGGGGCTGCTGTTCGCCACCGCGGACCTGCTGGAGCCGGAGCTGGGCTCGACCGAGGCGGTCTGGCAGGCGTGTGGCGCGGCGTGCCTGGAGCACTTCTTCTACATGTCCACCGTGGGCCGGGCGCTGGCGAAGCTCATCGGCCGGAATGATCCCCGGCGCGCCTTCTCCTACACGCCCATCGCGTACTCCACCCTGGTGAACTACGGCTCCCACGATTGCCGGGACATGGGCGCGCACCGGCTGCGGCTCGTGTTCAAGGGCGACATGCAGCCGGCCGCGTTCCACGAGGGCACGCTGCGCGCCGCGCTCCAGGTGGTGGGCGTGGAGGGCACGGTGACGTGCACCCCCCACGCGTTGGACCACGCGGAGTTCCTGCTGGAGTGGGCCTGA
- a CDS encoding glycogen/starch/alpha-glucan phosphorylase, translating into MAEPLRSTPPSSPQAPDEDAARTGREPENVRRGFLEHVRFSRGKNPETATAHDRFMALSLAVRDRLAHRWVKTARTYYEQDVKRAYYLSAEYLLGRALGNNLINTGMYEAAEQAMREVGVDLTTLIEMEPDAGLGNGGLGRLAACFLDSLATLAYPGMGYGIRYEFGIFSQDFVNGHQVERADEWLKFGNPWEIVRPEKAVPVRFFGRVEHYRGADGQSASRWVGGKTVIGVPFDTPIAGFGNNTVNTLRLWQARASEEFDLLLFNAGDYERSVVEKNDSEVISKVLYPNDAFQAGKELRLKQEYFFVACSIADIVRRYLKTHTDFRQFPAKAAIQLNDTHPAIAVAELMRVLVDDKRVGWDEAFHITQQTFGYTNHTLLAEAMEKWPVTLFERLLPRHLEIIYEINQRFLRQVQIRYPFDQERMQRMSLVEEGHEKMIRMAHLAVVGSHSVNGVAALHTDLLRRDVLTDFAAMYPERFNNKTNGVTPRRWLTWCNPRLSKLITSRIGHGWETDLDKLRKLEEHAQDAAFRKAFREVKQQNKQDLAQYVSELCKVDLNPEAIFDVQIKRLHEYKRQLLNALHTVVLWMRARRDPSTIIHPRAFLFGAKAAPGYQSAKLIIRLINGIAEVVNSDAGTTGLQVLFLPNYRVSLAERIIPAADVSEQISTAGMEASGTGNMKLMLNGALTLGTLDGANVEIRDEVGDENFFLFGLTADEVIERKRHGYRPREVYHQHQELREAIDLISSGFFSPEDKHLFKPLVDGLLEEDRYLVLADFESYRAKQEDVARAYLDPDAWTRKCILNVARAGIFSSDRTIRQYAEEIWRVKQTPVES; encoded by the coding sequence ATGGCTGAGCCGCTGAGGTCCACCCCCCCCAGCTCCCCGCAGGCCCCCGACGAGGATGCCGCTCGCACCGGCCGGGAGCCCGAGAACGTGCGCCGTGGCTTTCTGGAGCACGTGCGCTTCTCTCGCGGGAAGAACCCCGAGACCGCCACCGCGCACGACCGCTTCATGGCGCTGTCCCTGGCCGTGCGGGACCGGCTGGCCCACCGCTGGGTGAAGACGGCGCGGACCTACTACGAGCAGGACGTGAAGCGCGCCTATTACCTGTCCGCAGAGTACCTGCTGGGCCGGGCGCTGGGCAACAACCTCATCAACACCGGCATGTACGAGGCCGCCGAGCAGGCCATGCGCGAGGTGGGGGTGGATTTGACGACCCTCATCGAGATGGAGCCGGACGCGGGCCTGGGCAACGGCGGCCTGGGACGGCTGGCCGCGTGCTTCCTGGACTCGCTGGCCACCCTCGCCTACCCCGGCATGGGCTACGGCATCCGCTACGAGTTCGGCATCTTCTCGCAGGACTTCGTGAACGGCCACCAGGTGGAGCGCGCCGACGAGTGGCTGAAGTTCGGCAACCCCTGGGAAATCGTCCGGCCGGAGAAGGCCGTGCCCGTGCGCTTCTTCGGGCGCGTGGAGCACTACCGCGGCGCGGATGGCCAGTCCGCGTCGCGCTGGGTGGGCGGCAAGACGGTCATCGGCGTGCCCTTCGACACCCCGATCGCCGGCTTTGGCAACAACACCGTCAACACCCTGCGGCTGTGGCAGGCACGCGCCAGCGAGGAGTTCGACCTGCTGCTGTTCAACGCGGGCGACTACGAGCGCTCGGTGGTGGAGAAGAACGACTCGGAGGTGATTTCCAAGGTCCTCTACCCCAACGACGCGTTCCAGGCGGGCAAGGAGCTGCGGCTCAAGCAGGAGTACTTCTTCGTCGCGTGCTCCATCGCGGACATCGTCCGGCGCTACCTGAAGACGCACACGGACTTCCGGCAGTTCCCCGCCAAGGCCGCCATCCAGCTCAACGACACGCACCCAGCCATCGCGGTGGCCGAGCTGATGCGCGTTCTGGTGGATGACAAGCGCGTGGGCTGGGACGAGGCGTTCCACATCACCCAGCAGACCTTCGGCTACACCAACCACACGCTCCTGGCGGAGGCCATGGAGAAGTGGCCGGTGACGCTCTTCGAGCGCCTGCTGCCCCGGCACCTGGAGATCATCTACGAGATCAACCAGCGCTTCCTGCGCCAGGTGCAGATCCGCTACCCGTTCGATCAGGAGCGGATGCAGCGGATGAGCCTGGTGGAAGAGGGCCACGAGAAGATGATCCGCATGGCGCACCTGGCGGTGGTGGGCAGCCACAGCGTCAACGGCGTGGCGGCGCTGCACACGGACCTGCTGCGGCGCGACGTGCTCACGGACTTCGCGGCGATGTACCCGGAGCGCTTCAACAACAAGACGAACGGCGTCACCCCCCGGCGCTGGCTGACGTGGTGCAACCCGCGCCTGTCCAAGCTCATCACCTCGCGGATCGGCCACGGCTGGGAGACGGACCTCGACAAGCTGCGCAAGCTGGAGGAGCACGCCCAGGACGCGGCCTTCCGCAAGGCGTTCCGCGAGGTGAAGCAGCAGAACAAGCAGGACCTGGCCCAGTACGTGAGCGAGCTGTGCAAGGTGGACCTCAACCCGGAGGCCATCTTCGACGTGCAGATCAAGCGCCTGCACGAGTACAAGCGCCAGCTGCTCAACGCGCTGCACACCGTGGTGCTGTGGATGCGGGCCCGGAGAGACCCCTCCACCATCATCCACCCCCGGGCCTTCCTCTTCGGGGCGAAGGCAGCGCCGGGCTACCAGTCCGCCAAGCTCATCATCCGGCTCATCAACGGCATCGCCGAGGTGGTCAACAGCGACGCGGGCACCACGGGGCTGCAGGTGCTGTTCCTGCCCAACTACCGGGTGAGCCTCGCCGAGCGCATCATCCCGGCGGCGGACGTGTCCGAGCAGATCTCCACCGCGGGCATGGAGGCCTCCGGCACGGGCAACATGAAGCTGATGCTCAACGGCGCGCTGACGCTGGGCACGCTGGATGGCGCCAACGTGGAGATCCGCGACGAGGTGGGCGACGAGAACTTCTTCCTCTTCGGGCTCACCGCGGACGAGGTCATCGAGCGCAAGCGCCACGGGTACCGGCCGCGCGAGGTGTACCACCAGCACCAGGAGCTCCGGGAGGCGATCGATCTCATCTCCTCGGGCTTCTTCTCGCCGGAGGACAAGCACCTCTTCAAGCCGCTGGTGGACGGCCTGCTGGAGGAGGACCGCTACCTCGTCCTGGCGGACTTCGAGTCCTACCGCGCGAAGCAGGAGGATGTGGCGCGGGCTTACCTGGACCCGGATGCGTGGACGCGCAAGTGCATCCTCAACGTGGCCCGGGCCGGCATCTTCTCCTCGGATCGCACCATCCGGCAGTACGCGGAGGAGATCTGGCGGGTGAAGCAGACCCCCGTGGAGTCCTGA
- a CDS encoding M3 family metallopeptidase, producing the protein MPATPDAALLVTCPPDVFRRASEEALAKARSGIERFKSLPAPRKAREALEIYDEATAALSDASARASVVRHSHPDSAMRQSAEASEQELENLATEISLDRGVYDVIASLDVSQEDAPTQKWVEKLLRDFRRSGVDRDQATRDRVKALQEELVRIGQEFDRNIRGDMRTVELPPSALEGLPADYVRSHPPGTDGKVRITTDYPDLVPFMTYAKDGVAREKLWRANRSRAYPRNVPVLQSLLERRHELASLLGYPSWAAYATEDKMIRSERNAGDFIEKIAAASGERCRRDYQTLLERKRKDDPGARQVDPWDQGYLDDRVKAEQYSFDSQAIRPYFEYTRVKEGVLGLTARLFGVSYRRLPDAPVWHPDVEAYDIFQGNTQVGRFYLDMHPRADKYKHAAQFTLATGKKDRRLPEAVLMCNFPKPGAEPALMLHRDVETFFHEFGHLLHHLFGGHTPWAGLSGVRTEWDFVEAPSQMLEEWARDVAALQTFAKHHETGEPLPAETIERMKRADDFGKGLHVRQQMFYAALSLELYRREPKGLDTTALVRELQGKYTPFPYVEGTYFHLSFGHLDGYSAIYYTYMWSLVIAKDLFTVFQAKGMLNPEPAQAYRRAVLEPGGSKDAALLVKDFLGRDYDFRAYETWLNAG; encoded by the coding sequence GTGCCTGCCACTCCCGATGCGGCCCTTCTCGTCACCTGTCCGCCGGACGTCTTCCGCCGTGCCAGCGAAGAGGCCCTGGCCAAAGCCCGCTCCGGCATCGAGCGCTTCAAGTCTCTGCCCGCGCCGCGCAAGGCGCGCGAGGCCCTCGAAATCTACGACGAGGCCACCGCGGCCCTCTCGGACGCCAGCGCCCGCGCCAGCGTCGTGCGCCACAGCCACCCGGACTCTGCCATGCGCCAGTCCGCCGAGGCCTCCGAGCAGGAGCTGGAGAACCTCGCCACCGAGATCTCCCTCGACCGGGGTGTGTATGACGTCATCGCCTCGCTCGATGTCTCCCAGGAGGATGCGCCCACCCAGAAGTGGGTGGAGAAGCTCCTGCGGGACTTCCGGCGCTCGGGCGTGGACCGGGACCAGGCCACCCGGGACCGGGTGAAGGCGCTCCAGGAGGAGCTGGTCCGCATCGGCCAGGAGTTCGACCGCAACATCCGGGGCGACATGCGCACCGTGGAGCTGCCGCCCTCCGCCCTGGAGGGGCTGCCCGCCGACTACGTGCGCTCCCACCCGCCGGGCACGGACGGCAAGGTGCGCATCACCACCGACTACCCGGATCTCGTGCCCTTCATGACGTACGCGAAGGACGGCGTGGCGCGCGAGAAGCTCTGGCGCGCCAACCGCTCCCGCGCCTACCCGCGCAACGTCCCGGTCCTCCAGAGCCTGCTGGAGCGGCGCCACGAGCTGGCCTCGCTGCTCGGCTACCCGAGCTGGGCGGCCTACGCCACCGAGGACAAGATGATCCGCAGCGAGCGCAACGCCGGGGACTTCATCGAGAAGATCGCCGCTGCCTCCGGCGAGCGCTGCCGCCGCGACTACCAGACGCTGCTGGAGCGCAAGCGCAAGGACGACCCGGGCGCCCGCCAGGTGGACCCGTGGGACCAGGGCTATCTGGATGACCGGGTGAAGGCGGAGCAGTACAGCTTCGACTCACAGGCCATCCGGCCCTACTTCGAGTACACGCGCGTGAAGGAGGGCGTGCTGGGGCTCACCGCGCGCCTGTTCGGCGTGAGCTACCGGCGGCTCCCGGACGCGCCCGTGTGGCACCCGGACGTGGAGGCGTACGACATCTTCCAGGGCAACACCCAGGTGGGGCGCTTCTACCTGGACATGCATCCCCGGGCCGACAAGTACAAGCACGCCGCCCAGTTCACCCTGGCCACCGGCAAGAAGGACCGCCGCCTGCCCGAGGCGGTGCTCATGTGCAACTTCCCCAAGCCCGGCGCCGAGCCCGCGCTCATGCTGCACCGGGACGTGGAGACGTTCTTCCACGAGTTCGGCCACCTGCTGCACCACCTCTTTGGCGGCCACACGCCCTGGGCGGGCCTGTCCGGGGTGCGCACCGAGTGGGACTTCGTGGAGGCACCCTCGCAGATGCTGGAGGAGTGGGCCCGGGACGTGGCCGCGCTGCAGACCTTCGCCAAGCACCACGAGACGGGTGAGCCGCTCCCCGCGGAGACCATCGAGCGCATGAAGCGCGCGGATGACTTCGGCAAGGGCCTGCACGTGCGCCAGCAGATGTTCTACGCGGCGCTCAGCCTGGAGCTCTACCGCCGCGAGCCCAAGGGGCTGGACACCACCGCGCTCGTGCGCGAGCTGCAGGGCAAGTACACGCCGTTCCCCTACGTGGAGGGCACGTACTTCCACCTCTCCTTCGGGCACCTGGATGGGTACTCGGCCATCTACTACACGTACATGTGGTCCCTGGTCATCGCGAAGGACCTCTTCACCGTGTTCCAGGCCAAGGGGATGCTCAACCCCGAGCCCGCCCAGGCCTACCGGCGCGCGGTGCTGGAGCCCGGGGGCTCCAAGGACGCCGCGCTCCTGGTGAAGGACTTCCTCGGCCGCGACTACGACTTCCGCGCCTACGAGACGTGGCTCAACGCGGGGTGA
- a CDS encoding peptidoglycan DD-metalloendopeptidase family protein — translation MRFAPLLCLAALFAAPLASASSRYEVRNRRIEPRQTLAQALHNAALPDAQVEAVISALEGVFDFRKSRVGDQFRLVMRDGELDFFDYRQSTVDEWQVRRDGEKYVGSKRTIEVEKQVALVTLEISTSLYEAALAAGEDPGIGMVLADVFAWDIDFYRDTRKGDRARALVEKFVSKGRVLRYGEVLAAAYDGGLVGTKRVFRYALPDGQATYFQEDGSSARKTFLKSPLKYAHVTSGFGSRFHPVLKYLKNHNGVDYGTPIGTPVWAVADGTVTTAAHTGAGGNTVCVRHTNGFETCYLHLSKFGAGVRAGSRVSQKQVIAYSGNTGRSTGPHLHFALKRGGQFVNPLNQKFPRADPLAKSLLPDYLSKVQVLASQLDSVSVAASAASAGSGPRAAP, via the coding sequence ATGCGATTCGCCCCCCTGCTCTGCCTGGCGGCCCTCTTCGCCGCGCCGCTTGCCTCCGCCTCGTCCCGTTATGAAGTGAGAAACCGCCGCATCGAGCCGCGGCAGACGCTCGCACAGGCCCTGCACAACGCGGCGCTGCCGGACGCGCAGGTGGAGGCGGTCATCTCCGCGCTGGAGGGCGTGTTCGACTTCCGCAAGTCCCGGGTGGGCGACCAGTTCCGGCTGGTGATGCGCGACGGGGAGCTGGACTTCTTCGACTACCGGCAGAGCACCGTGGACGAGTGGCAGGTGCGCCGCGATGGCGAGAAGTACGTGGGCAGCAAGCGCACCATCGAAGTCGAGAAGCAGGTGGCGCTGGTGACGCTGGAGATCAGCACCTCGCTCTACGAGGCGGCGCTGGCGGCCGGGGAGGACCCGGGCATCGGCATGGTGCTGGCGGACGTGTTCGCCTGGGACATCGACTTCTACCGGGACACGCGCAAGGGAGACCGGGCGCGCGCGCTGGTGGAGAAGTTCGTCTCCAAGGGCCGCGTGCTGCGCTACGGCGAGGTGCTGGCGGCCGCCTATGATGGCGGGCTGGTGGGCACCAAGCGGGTGTTCCGCTACGCGCTGCCGGATGGCCAGGCCACCTACTTCCAGGAGGATGGCTCGAGCGCGCGCAAGACGTTCCTCAAGAGCCCGCTGAAGTACGCCCACGTCACCAGCGGCTTCGGCTCGCGCTTCCACCCGGTGCTCAAGTACCTGAAGAACCACAACGGCGTGGACTACGGCACCCCCATTGGCACCCCGGTGTGGGCCGTGGCCGACGGCACGGTGACGACGGCGGCCCACACGGGCGCGGGCGGCAACACCGTCTGCGTGCGGCACACCAACGGCTTCGAGACGTGCTACCTGCACCTGTCCAAGTTCGGCGCCGGCGTGCGCGCGGGCTCCCGGGTGAGCCAGAAGCAGGTGATTGCCTACTCGGGCAACACCGGGCGCAGCACCGGCCCCCACCTGCACTTCGCCCTCAAGCGCGGCGGGCAGTTCGTCAACCCGCTCAACCAGAAGTTCCCCCGCGCCGATCCCCTGGCCAAGAGCCTGCTGCCGGACTACCTGTCCAAGGTCCAGGTGCTGGCCTCGCAGCTCGACTCGGTGTCCGTGGCCGCCTCGGCCGCCTCCGCCGGGTCCGGCCCGCGCGCGGCCCCCTGA
- a CDS encoding VOC family protein: MHTRPFRILGIQQIAIGGLDKGALRGLWVDLLGLEPHGNYRSERENVDEDIVTAGAGPFKVEVDLMQPINPEGKPRVQDPALNHLGLWVDDLRAAVAWLEGQGVRFTPGGIRKGAAGFDVCFIHPKGNEQFPRGGEGVLIELVQAPAEVVSAFTRFAAGNS, from the coding sequence ATGCACACACGGCCATTCCGCATCCTGGGCATTCAGCAGATCGCCATCGGTGGACTCGACAAGGGGGCCCTGCGCGGGCTCTGGGTGGACCTGCTGGGCCTTGAGCCCCACGGCAACTACCGCAGCGAGCGCGAGAACGTGGACGAGGACATCGTCACGGCGGGAGCGGGCCCCTTCAAGGTCGAGGTGGACCTGATGCAGCCCATCAATCCCGAGGGAAAACCCCGCGTCCAGGACCCGGCGCTCAACCACCTGGGCCTGTGGGTGGACGACCTGCGCGCGGCGGTGGCCTGGCTGGAGGGCCAGGGCGTGCGCTTCACGCCGGGAGGCATCCGCAAGGGCGCCGCGGGCTTCGACGTGTGCTTCATCCACCCCAAGGGCAACGAGCAGTTCCCCCGGGGCGGCGAGGGCGTGTTGATCGAGCTGGTGCAGGCGCCCGCCGAGGTCGTCTCCGCATTCACGCGCTTCGCTGCGGGCAATTCCTGA